From Amycolatopsis sp. cg9, one genomic window encodes:
- a CDS encoding papain-like cysteine protease family protein: MKTIPGVLRGLAVLSAATAAAAVLQAPATAAAARTDLGITMQAQQKDQWCWDASGNTIADYWGHSLTQTRFCQIAHNESGSDCANNQGYLSDQQRVFRYLGFASAGTYNSNGQVLTFTGIKNQIDAGQPIGTRIGWRSGGGHMHVLYGYDNSGGATRVEYGDPWPNNSRYNSMNYDTYRSNTQFQWTHTVYGIEG; encoded by the coding sequence GTGAAAACCATTCCAGGAGTCCTTCGTGGACTCGCGGTCCTTTCGGCCGCCACGGCCGCGGCCGCCGTGCTGCAGGCGCCGGCCACCGCGGCCGCCGCGCGCACCGACCTCGGCATCACCATGCAGGCCCAGCAGAAGGACCAGTGGTGCTGGGACGCCAGCGGCAACACCATCGCCGACTACTGGGGCCATTCCCTGACCCAGACCCGGTTCTGCCAGATCGCGCACAACGAGTCCGGCAGCGACTGCGCCAACAACCAGGGCTACCTGTCCGATCAGCAGCGGGTGTTCCGCTACCTCGGTTTCGCGAGCGCCGGGACGTACAACTCCAACGGCCAGGTCCTGACGTTCACCGGCATCAAGAACCAGATCGACGCCGGGCAGCCGATCGGCACCCGGATCGGCTGGCGCTCCGGCGGCGGGCACATGCACGTGCTCTACGGCTACGACAATTCCGGCGGTGCCACCCGCGTCGAATACGGCGACCCGTGGCCGAACAACAGCCGCTACAACTCGATGAACTACGACACCTACCGTTCCAACACCCAGTTCCAGTGGACCCACACCGTGTACGGAATCGAGGGATGA
- a CDS encoding Lrp/AsnC family transcriptional regulator → MPVPSAPPEPARPSASDLALVEALQRDPRAPWTRIAAAVGTDATTAARRWDRLQAAGLAWLTAYVTAPTTTVGYVDVACRPDALAALTQELCGWPPVFSVERTTSRFGLFLSLAARDLDALDALVTGRIGALPGVLEVRFAVATRVYREGSGWLVNALAPEQRAVLDDTAEQARLVVPQQWNDRDLRALVESLGEDGRRSYAELARDCRMSESAVRRALARMVRNHELDFRCDLAHVPAGWPVIAGYRLDIPAADLDRAGTAIAQLPETRLSAAVVGEGNLVVSAWLREPAGCTAYESALATASPGSRVVDRAITLRMPKRMGRLLSPHGLGGTHQAIIPAR, encoded by the coding sequence ATGCCCGTTCCTTCGGCCCCGCCGGAACCGGCGCGTCCGAGCGCTTCGGACCTCGCGCTGGTGGAGGCGCTGCAGCGCGACCCGCGGGCGCCCTGGACCCGGATCGCCGCCGCCGTGGGCACCGACGCCACGACGGCGGCCCGCCGCTGGGACCGGCTGCAGGCGGCCGGGCTGGCCTGGCTGACCGCGTACGTCACCGCCCCGACCACGACGGTCGGCTACGTCGACGTGGCCTGCCGCCCGGACGCGCTCGCCGCCCTCACCCAGGAGCTCTGCGGCTGGCCGCCGGTGTTCAGCGTCGAGCGCACGACCAGCCGCTTCGGGCTGTTCCTGTCCTTGGCCGCGCGCGACCTCGACGCGCTCGACGCCTTGGTCACCGGCCGGATCGGCGCGCTGCCCGGGGTGCTCGAGGTGCGGTTCGCCGTCGCCACCCGCGTCTACCGCGAGGGCAGCGGGTGGCTGGTGAACGCGCTGGCGCCGGAGCAGCGGGCGGTGCTGGACGACACCGCGGAGCAGGCCCGGCTGGTCGTCCCGCAGCAGTGGAACGACCGGGACCTGCGCGCGCTGGTGGAGTCCCTCGGCGAGGACGGGCGGCGCAGCTACGCCGAGCTGGCCCGCGACTGCCGGATGAGCGAGTCGGCGGTCCGGCGCGCGCTGGCGCGGATGGTGCGCAACCACGAACTCGACTTCCGCTGCGACCTCGCGCACGTGCCGGCGGGCTGGCCGGTGATCGCGGGCTACCGCCTCGACATCCCCGCGGCGGACCTCGACCGGGCCGGCACGGCGATCGCGCAGCTGCCGGAAACCCGCCTCTCGGCGGCGGTCGTGGGGGAGGGCAACCTGGTCGTGTCGGCCTGGCTGCGCGAACCGGCGGGCTGCACGGCCTACGAGTCGGCGCTCGCCACCGCGTCTCCCGGCTCGCGCGTGGTCGACCGCGCGATCACGCTGCGGATGCCGAAGCGGATGGGCCGGCTGCTCAGCCCGCACGGTCTCGGCGGCACCCACCAGGCCATCATCCCGGCGCGCTGA
- a CDS encoding FAD-binding protein, with amino-acid sequence MQESNWAGNHAYAADAVLAPRTVDEVREAVAGASRVKALGSRHCFNAIADAPGGTLLDLRALDVPVAIGDGTVTVGGSARYGDFAEQLHAAGFALPNLASLPHITVVGSVATGTHGSGRRQPGLASVVSAVELVTADGGLRTFTRADPEFPGLAVGLGALGVVTRLTLDVVPAFDVRQDVFDGLPWEAAYRHFDEIEDAGYSVSLFTNWVNDAIDQVWVKSRTDAFTERRELFGAVPADGPRHPAHAAGVAAGNCTPQQGVPGPWHERLPHFALAFTPSVGDELQSEYFVPYEHATAAIAAVRELAGLVAPVLLVSEIRAIAGDELWLSPSHGGDRVGLHFTWQPRQPEVEAVLPVLEERLAPFGARPHWGKLFHDVRGEYPRLPDFRELAASLDPGGKFRNPFLDRHVFGG; translated from the coding sequence GTGCAGGAGTCGAACTGGGCCGGGAACCACGCGTACGCCGCGGACGCCGTCCTGGCTCCGCGAACGGTCGACGAAGTACGGGAGGCGGTGGCCGGCGCGAGCCGCGTCAAGGCCCTCGGCAGCCGGCACTGCTTCAACGCCATCGCGGACGCCCCGGGCGGGACGCTGCTGGACCTCCGCGCGCTCGACGTCCCGGTGGCGATCGGCGACGGCACGGTGACCGTCGGCGGGTCCGCGCGCTACGGCGACTTCGCCGAGCAGCTGCACGCCGCCGGCTTCGCCCTGCCCAACCTCGCGTCCCTGCCGCACATCACGGTGGTCGGCAGCGTCGCGACCGGCACCCACGGTTCCGGGCGGCGGCAGCCGGGGCTCGCATCGGTGGTCTCGGCGGTGGAGCTGGTGACCGCGGACGGCGGGCTGCGGACCTTCACGCGCGCCGACCCCGAATTCCCCGGCCTGGCCGTCGGGCTCGGCGCGCTCGGGGTCGTCACCCGGCTGACGCTCGACGTGGTGCCCGCGTTCGACGTCCGGCAGGACGTCTTCGACGGCCTGCCGTGGGAAGCCGCGTACCGGCACTTCGACGAGATCGAGGACGCCGGCTACAGCGTCAGCCTCTTCACGAACTGGGTGAACGACGCGATCGACCAGGTCTGGGTCAAGAGCCGTACCGACGCCTTCACCGAGCGGCGCGAGCTCTTCGGCGCGGTCCCCGCCGACGGCCCGCGGCACCCGGCGCACGCCGCGGGGGTCGCGGCGGGCAACTGCACGCCGCAGCAAGGGGTTCCCGGCCCGTGGCACGAGCGGCTGCCGCACTTCGCGCTCGCGTTCACCCCGAGCGTCGGGGACGAGCTGCAGTCGGAGTACTTCGTCCCGTACGAGCACGCGACGGCGGCGATCGCGGCGGTCCGCGAACTCGCCGGCCTCGTCGCGCCGGTCCTGCTGGTGTCGGAGATCCGCGCGATCGCGGGCGACGAGCTGTGGCTGAGCCCGTCCCACGGCGGTGACCGGGTCGGGCTGCACTTCACCTGGCAGCCGCGCCAGCCCGAGGTCGAAGCGGTCCTGCCGGTCCTCGAGGAGCGCCTGGCCCCGTTCGGCGCGCGGCCGCACTGGGGCAAGCTCTTCCACGACGTCCGCGGCGAGTACCCGCGGCTGCCGGATTTCCGGGAGCTGGCGGCGAGTCTCGACCCCGGCGGCAAGTTCCGGAACCCGTTCCTCGACCGGCACGTCTTCGGCGGCTAA
- a CDS encoding LacI family DNA-binding transcriptional regulator: MTVTIHDVARLANVSISTVSRAFTSPDLVRRQTRTRVLAAATELGYHAAGAPQPVPAARTGHIGIVVSDLGNPFFTGVLNGVQARARQDDIAVLFANSDEDPATEQNLVRRMAKQVDGVVLCSPSMTDDQLRALAGQTTLVLLNREVTGIPSIVMDAADGMRQAIQHLAALGHRRCAYLGGPRTSWANRARRHGLAEAAERHGTDVVEFGPFPPVFEGGLQGADLALAADVTAIVAYNDLVAFGALARLNARGVPVPDEISLVGFDDLVFAAISAPPLTTIAMPTEAAGRAAVTILLGLLEGEADERTAQVLDTYLIVRATTAPPAG, encoded by the coding sequence GTGACCGTGACGATTCACGACGTCGCCCGCCTCGCGAACGTGTCGATCTCGACGGTGTCCCGGGCGTTCACGTCGCCGGATCTGGTCCGCCGGCAGACCCGGACGCGGGTGCTGGCCGCGGCGACCGAACTGGGCTACCACGCCGCGGGCGCGCCCCAGCCGGTGCCCGCCGCGCGCACCGGGCACATCGGCATCGTGGTTTCGGACCTGGGCAACCCGTTCTTCACCGGCGTGCTCAACGGCGTCCAGGCCCGCGCACGCCAGGACGACATCGCCGTGCTGTTCGCCAACAGCGACGAGGACCCGGCGACCGAGCAGAACCTGGTCCGCCGGATGGCGAAGCAGGTCGACGGCGTCGTGCTGTGCAGCCCGAGCATGACCGACGACCAGCTGCGCGCACTCGCCGGGCAGACCACCCTGGTGCTGCTCAACCGGGAGGTCACCGGGATCCCGTCGATCGTGATGGACGCCGCGGACGGGATGCGGCAGGCGATCCAGCACCTGGCCGCGCTGGGCCACCGCCGCTGCGCCTACCTGGGCGGCCCGCGGACGTCGTGGGCGAACCGGGCCCGGCGCCACGGCCTGGCGGAGGCGGCCGAGCGGCACGGCACGGACGTCGTCGAGTTCGGCCCGTTCCCGCCGGTGTTCGAAGGCGGCCTGCAGGGCGCGGACCTCGCGCTGGCCGCGGACGTGACGGCGATCGTCGCCTACAACGACCTCGTCGCCTTCGGCGCGCTCGCGCGGCTCAACGCCCGCGGCGTGCCGGTGCCGGACGAGATCAGCCTGGTCGGCTTCGACGACCTGGTCTTCGCGGCCATCTCCGCGCCGCCGCTGACGACGATCGCGATGCCGACGGAGGCGGCGGGCCGCGCGGCGGTGACGATCCTGCTGGGCCTGCTCGAGGGCGAAGCCGACGAACGCACGGCCCAGGTGCTCGACACCTACCTCATCGTGCGCGCGACGACGGCTCCCCCGGCGGGTTAG
- a CDS encoding Gfo/Idh/MocA family protein — MSGSRSRTAADPPRLAVVGTSGYAFSYLHRARILHDEGLVRFAGMADIRVPSAAAVALLPEGATAHLGVDDLLRRCRPDITVVATPPHAHVEVGGAVLRAGGDLLLETPPVLDLGGFTTLTRLAAESGAACQTGFQSFGSPALPVLRAAIAAGRLGEVAGVGAAGAWIRTDAYYRRNPWAGRRWLDGEAVVDGALTNPFSHAVATALLVGGVGGADPAEIALELYGTRDIEADDTACLRIRFAAGPEIVVAASLCAEQDHEPYVVVHGTKGRAKFWYKSHRLEIDDERVHLGAPADLLRNLVAHHRDPAGVPLLAPLARTRAFASVVGAVRDAPSPSRIPAGWIRSVGEGAGRHPVVRGIGEEVAVAADRLALFSEIGVPWASAARAAEAAHRTG; from the coding sequence ATGTCGGGGAGCCGGAGCCGCACCGCCGCGGACCCGCCGAGGCTGGCCGTCGTCGGCACGTCCGGCTACGCGTTCAGCTACCTGCACCGCGCGCGCATCCTGCACGACGAGGGCCTGGTGCGGTTCGCGGGCATGGCCGACATCCGGGTGCCCTCGGCCGCCGCGGTCGCGCTGCTGCCCGAGGGGGCCACCGCGCACCTCGGCGTCGACGACCTGCTCCGCCGGTGCCGCCCCGACATCACCGTCGTCGCGACCCCGCCGCACGCGCACGTCGAGGTCGGCGGCGCCGTGCTGCGGGCGGGCGGCGACCTGCTCCTGGAAACGCCGCCGGTGCTCGACCTCGGCGGGTTCACCACGCTGACGCGGCTGGCCGCGGAGTCGGGCGCGGCCTGCCAGACCGGGTTCCAGAGCTTCGGGTCCCCGGCTCTGCCCGTCCTCCGCGCGGCGATCGCCGCCGGACGGCTCGGGGAGGTGGCGGGCGTCGGTGCGGCCGGGGCGTGGATCCGCACCGACGCCTACTACCGCCGCAATCCGTGGGCGGGCCGCCGGTGGCTCGACGGCGAGGCCGTCGTCGACGGCGCGCTGACCAACCCCTTCTCCCACGCGGTGGCCACCGCGCTGCTCGTCGGCGGGGTCGGCGGCGCCGACCCGGCGGAGATCGCGCTCGAGCTCTACGGCACGCGCGACATCGAGGCCGACGACACGGCGTGCCTGCGCATCCGGTTCGCCGCCGGTCCCGAGATCGTCGTCGCCGCGTCGTTGTGCGCGGAGCAGGACCACGAGCCCTACGTCGTCGTGCACGGCACGAAGGGGCGCGCGAAGTTCTGGTACAAGAGCCACCGCCTGGAGATCGACGACGAGCGCGTCCACCTCGGGGCGCCGGCCGACCTGCTGCGCAACCTGGTGGCCCACCACCGGGACCCGGCCGGGGTGCCGCTGCTCGCGCCGCTGGCGCGGACCCGGGCGTTCGCCTCGGTGGTCGGGGCGGTCCGGGACGCGCCGTCGCCGTCGCGGATCCCGGCGGGCTGGATCCGCTCGGTCGGCGAGGGGGCCGGCCGGCACCCGGTGGTGCGGGGGATCGGCGAAGAGGTCGCCGTCGCCGCGGACCGGCTGGCGCTGTTCTCCGAAATCGGCGTCCCGTGGGCGAGCGCCGCGCGGGCGGCGGAGGCCGCCCACCGCACCGGATAG